Proteins from one Cryptomeria japonica chromosome 4, Sugi_1.0, whole genome shotgun sequence genomic window:
- the LOC131066633 gene encoding galactinol synthase 4 — MAKEIPAEIFSGKMGALGGSYSKRAYVTFLAGSGDYVKGVVGLAKGLRKVNSLYPLVVAVLPDVPDEHRLQLRNQGCIVREIEPINPPENQVQFAMAYYVLNYSKLRIWEFEEFSKMVYLDADIQVFDNIDNLFDMPDGYFYAVMDCFCEKTWSHTTQYQIGYCQQCPNKVTWPAELEEERPALYFNAGMFVFEPSKLTFENMMETLMSTTPTPFAEQDFLNMYFQKQYKPIPLVYNLVLAMLWRHPENVDLDTVKVVHYCAAGSKPWSFTGKEENMEREDIKRLVHNWWEIYNDESVDGVSRCEVVQSITANALRSAMAKATNALPAPPAA; from the exons ATGGCTAAGGAAATTCCTGCGGAGATTTTCAGCGGAAAGATGGGAGCACTTGGCGGTAGTTATTCCAAGAGAGCGTACGTGACTTTCCTGGCTGGATCAGGAGATTATGTTAAAGGCGTTGTGGGCCTTGCCAAGGGGCTTAGAAAGGTCAACAGTTTGTATCCTCTGGTCGTGGCAGTCTTACCAGATGTACCAGACGAGCACAGGCTGCAGTTGCGTAATCAGGGTTGTATTGTTCGAGAAATCGAGCCCATCAATCCTCCAGAGAATCAAGTCCAATTCGCCATGGCCTATTATGTTCTCAATTACTCCAAATTGCGCATCTGGGAG TTTGAGGAGTTCAGTAAAATGGTGTATCTGGATGCCGACATTCAAGTCTTCGACAACATTGATAACCTGTTCGACATGCCAGATGGATATTTCTATGCTGTCATGGACTGTTTCTGCGAGAAGACGTGGAGTCACACCACCCAATATCAGATCGGATACTGCCAGCAGTGCCCCAACAAAGTGACGTGGCCAGCTGAGTTGGAGGAGGAGCGCCCTGCTCTGTATTTCAATGCCGGAATGTTTGTGTTTGAACCCAGTAAATTAACCTTCGAAAACATGATGGAAACTCTCATGTCGACCACTCCAACACCCTTTGCAGAGCAG GATTTCTTGAACATGTATTTTCAAAAGCAGTACAAACCCATCCCTTTGGTGTACAATCTGGTGCTGGCTATGCTATGGCGTCACCCGGAGAACGTAGATCTGGATACAGTCAAAGTTGTGCACTATTGTGCAGCT GGTTCAAAACCGTGGAGTTTCACTGGTAAAGAGGAAAACATGGAGAGGGAAGATATAAAAAGATTAGTTCATAATTGGTGGGAGATATACAACGACGAATCGGTGGATGGAGTGAGCAGATGTGAGGTGGTGCAAAGCATCACCGCCAACGCTTTGCGTAGTGCAATGGCCAAGGCAACCAACGCATTGCCTGCTCCGCCCGCAGCTTGA